The Patescibacteria group bacterium nucleotide sequence TACAAGAATTACAAATGTTAGTGCGTTATTTAGGTATCTCTGATGCCGATATGGAAAAGGGGCACATGCGCATGGATGTAAATATTTCATTGCGTCCAGTTGGGGATACTGCTTTGTATCCCAGAACGGAAATTAAAAACATGAATTCGTTTAAAGCGGCCGAGCAGGCCTTAATTTATGAAATAACCGAACAAACCAAATTGTGGGAAAATAATCAAGCACCAGAGCAACAACGCACTTGTGGCTGGGAGGATGCCACCGGCAAAACTATCGAGTTGCGCAGTAAAGAAGCCGCCGCTGATTATCGCTACTTTCCCGAGCCAGATATACCACCTTTACATATTACTCAAGACCAGATCAATATCATCTTTAAAAAGATTCCGGAATTACCTTTAGAAAGACGGGCGCGGTTTCGTGAAGAATATTTTTTGTCTTACTATGATGCTAAGGTTTTAACGGCCGATCCACGCGTCGCGGAATATTATGAAAATACGGTCTCTGAATTACGCTCCTGGTTAAGCTCGATCGATACCACCGAGGGGAGTGACGAAGAAATTTGGCAACGGGAAGGCGAAAAATTATGCCGCCAAGTATGTAATTGGATCACATCAGAATTATTCGGACAATTAGCCAAAGCTAAAAAAGATTTTTCTCAACTCATCATTACACCAGAAAACCTAGCAGAATTTATTAGTTTGGTGCATCAAAATAAAGTAAACTCGTCGGCCGCGCAAACTATCTTACGACATATGTTTGAGCACGGGTCAGACCCATCGCAGGTCATGCAGGAACTTGATCTTGAACAAATTCATGATGGTGACCAGCTCGGTAAAATATGCGATGAAGTAATCGCCGCCAACCCAAAAATTGTGGCTGATTATAAAGCCGGTAAAGAACGTTTACTGATGTACTTAATTGGGCAAATTATGAAACAGATGAACGGTAAAGCTAATCCGGAAATGGTTACTGGTTTATTAAGAGAAAAATTAAAACAATGATCACTATAGTGTCTGGCTTGCCAAGATCGGGTACCTCTCTCATGATGAAAATGCTTGAAGCTGGCGGCATTGCTGCATTAACCGATGAAGTTAGATCGGCTGATATCGATAACCCAAAAGGGTATTATGAGTTTGAGCGGGTCAAACAATTGCCCAATGACACAACTTGGTTACCCGAAGCTGAAGGTAAAGCGGTAAAAATGGTTTCAACCTTATTGTATGATCTACCATCCGACCGGCAGTATAAGGTTATTTTTATGCGCCGGGCTATGCCGGAAATTTTAGCCTCGCAAACCAAAATGCTCTTACGACGCAATAAAGATATGATAGTGAATGATTCTGAAATGAAAGAATTATTTGAAGGACATTTAAAAAATATTACGGCCTGGCTACAACAACAAACCCATTTAAAGACTCTCGAGATTTGGTACAATGATATTATGAAACAACCCGCTGTTGCGGCTCAAAAGATAAAAGATTTTTTGGGTATTGATCTAGATATAAAAAACATGATGAATAGTGTGGATGAATCATTGTACAGAAATAAACTATGACTAAACCCTACGATCTTAAAACTATCTTCTTAGATAAGGTTAAAGCCAAGGGCGGTTTTGTAAACTGCCATGCCCATTTTGATAAAGCCTTTTTGATTAACGAGCAGAACTTATTGCAATCACACATTGACATGGAGGCGAAATGGCATTTATATAAGGAGATTAAGAAAAATTACACCCCGGAAGATTTAAGAAATCGTATGCGTGAAGGAATGAAGCGCATGGTCACTCAGGGCGTACGGTATGTACGCTCATTTATTGATATAGATACCACCGTTGGTTTAAAGTGCCTGGAAGCAGCTTTTGATATTAAGAAAGAGTTTGCCGGTAAGTGTGAGTTGATTATTGTCTCACAAACGTTAGAAGGAGTTATTAATCCTGAAGCTAGAAAGTGGATTGAACAAGCCGCACCGTTAGTTGATGTAATCGGTGGTTTACCTAGTTATGATCGACCGAACTCAGCTCAGCATCTCGATATTATTTTTAATTTAGCTAAAAAATATAATAAGTGTGTTGATGTCCATATTGATCAAGAAAATAATCCGGACGAAAAAGATACTGAATTATTAGCCCAAAAAGTCATCGAACATGGCTTACAAGAAAGAGTTAATGCTGTACATGTAATTTCTTTATCGGCGCAAAGTGAAGATTATTTTCAACATGTTTTAAAACTGATGGTCGAAGCCAAATTAAATGTGATCACTTGCCCTGGAGCTGCCTTAGGCATGAAACAATTGCGCGGTAAAAATGCTCCGGTGCATAATTCAATTGCGCGTGTGCCAGAATTTCTAGCCGCCGGTTTAACTGTAGGCATTGGCACTGATAATATAAATGATTTTTTTCAGCCTTTTATTGATGGTGATTTATATACAGAAGCACGGATGTTAATGGAGGGATGTCGCTTTTACAACTTGGATGCTTTAGTTGATATTTGTACTACTAATGGTCTGAAACTATGTCAAAAATAGCCAAATTAATATTATCTGACGGCACAGCATTTATTGGTGCATCATTTGGTTTTGTTGGTAACGGTGACGGTGAGGTGGTGTTTAATACCGGCATGGTAGGCTATCCGGAGAGTCTGACGGATCCGTCATATCGGGGTCAAATATTGGTCTGTACTTACCCATTAATTGGTAATTATGGGGTACCTAACACTACTCAATTAGAATCAAATAGAATTCAAGTATCAGGTTTAATTGTCTCGCATTACACGGCACAGTACTCTCATTGGCAGGCCACCCAATCATTAGGTGATTGGTTACAAACCAGCCAAATTCCGGCCATTACTGGTATTGATACACGTGCGCTCACAAAAAAACTAAGAACCCATGGTGTAATGTTAGGCAGAATTGAAATTAATCAATCAAACAACTCAACTATAGAAGATCCTAATAAAAGAAATTTGGTTAGTGAGGTGAGTTGCACAGAAGTTATTTGGTACGGTCAGGGTAAAAAAACCGTCATCGTAGTAGATTGTGGTGTCAAAGAAAGTATTATTAGAAATTTAGTTAAGCGCGGCATTAAGGTAAAACGAGTACCATGGGATTATAATTTTACTGCAAATTTAAAAGATATTGACGGTATATTACTATCCAATGGCCCTGGTGATCCGACTCAATGTGTAGCCACCATTCAACAAACCAAATTAGCTATGCAAACTAAATTGCCAATTTTTGGAATCTGTTTGGGTAGTCAAATTCAAGCGTTAGCCGCTGGTGCGACAACCTATAAATTACCGTTTGGTCATCGCGCACAAAATCAACCGTGTCAGATTGAAGGCACCCAACGCTGCATATTAACCTCACAAAATCATGGATTCGCTGTTAAGGAATCAACCCTACCAAGTGATTGGTCAGTGTCTTTTAGAAATGCCAACGATCAATCCGTTGAGGGGATTGTACATAAAACCAAACCTTGGTGCTCGGTGCAGTTTCACCCAGAAGCCAACCCGGGGCCAGCTGATGCTAATTATTTGTTTGATGATTTTATCAAACTGCTATGAATAATACTTTACCAAAAAAGATTCTTTTACTTGGCTCAGGGGGATTAAAAATTGGTCAAGCGGGCGAGTTTGATTACTCTGGCTCACAAGCTATTAAAGCCTTCAAAAAAGAGGGGATCAAAACCGTTTTGATAAATCCTAATATTGCCACTGTCCAGACTGACCCCGACATGGCTGATGTGGTCTATTTTTTACCATTAACTTTAGATTTTGTTCAAGAAGTTATTGTCAAAGAAAAACCGGATGCCATTGCTCTAAGTTTTGGCGGACAGACGGCATTAAATGTAGGTTTAGAATTAGAGACAGCTGGTGTTCTCAAAAAATATAGTGTCGCAGTTCTAGGTACGAATACAAATAGTATCAGAGTAACCGAAGATCGTGATCTATTTGCCCAGACTTTACGTGCCATTAATGTATCAGTGGCCACTAGCACGGCGGTCACTACAATAAAGCAGGCTTTAACAGCCGCCAAGAAAATTGGTTATCCAGTGATGATTCGATCAGCCTTTTCTTTAGGTGGTGAAGGTTCTTCCAAAATTACTACAGCCCCCATGCTTAAAGCTCGCGCTGCTGAAGCTTTAAATAATGTGCCGCAGATATTAATTGAAGAATACTTGGGTGGCTGGAAAGAAATTGAATATGAAGTAGTGCGAGATAAATTTGATAACTGCATTACTGTTTGCAACATGGAAAACTTTGACCCGATGGGTATTCATACCGGTGAAAGTATCGTCATTGCACCATCACAGACTTTATCTAATTCTGAGTATCAAAAATTGCGCGATGTCGCGCAACAGGTGGTACGGCATCTACAAGTAGTCGGGGAATGCAACATTCAATTCGCCTTAGATCCGCACTCGAGTGATTATAGAGTAATCGAAGTTAATGCTAGATTATCACGCAGTTCTGCTTTAGCGTCTAAGGCTACAGGCTACCCTCTGGCATACATCGCTGCTAAATTAGCCATGGGATACTCATTGTTAGAGGTGAACAACTCTGTCACCGGTACTACTACCGCCTGTTTTGAACCAGCTTTAGATTATGTCGCCGTAAAAATACCACGCTGGGATTTAAAGAAGTTTAAACTGGCCGAGCGCACCATTGCCACTGAAATGAAATCAGTTGGCGAAGTGATGGCGATCGGTCGAACTTTTAATGAAGCCCTCCAAAAAGGTTTACGCATGTTAGGTACCGGCGATGATGGTTTGGTTGCCAACGCACGCTCTAATCCTGATTACATGTCTGATATTAAATTACCCACCGATCGACGAATTTTTGCTCTAGCGACAGCGCTGGAACACAAAGTTAGTGTTGATAAGCTGTATGATCTAACTAAAATTGATAAATGGTTTTTATTCAACCTAGCTGAAGTTGTGACTTATCAAAAAACTATTAGCAAAGATTTGACTCCAGTAGTTTTAAAACAAGCCAAGCAACTAGGTTTTTCTGATGGACAAATTGGTCGTTTAACCAAGCAGACTGAACAGCAAATTCGACAACTCAGAAAAACCCATCACATTATCCCGGTTATTAAACAAATCGATACTTTAGCGGGCGAATATCCGGCGCAAACTAATTATCTATATTTTACTTATCACGGTAGCGAACATGATGTGGCTTCAACTAAGCAGGGTATTATTGTGTTAGGTAGTGGCCCGTACAGAATTGGCTCTAGTGTCGAGTTTGATTGGTGTTGCGTACAAGCTGTTAAAACGATTCGCCAAAATAAACAGACCAGCATCATGGTGAATTGTAATCCAGAAACAGTTTCAACCGATTATGATGTGTCTGATAGACTTTATTTTGAAGAACTGACTTTAGAACGTATTTTAGATATCGTCGATTTTGAGCAACCCCACGGAGTGATCGTAGCGATGGGTGGTCAAACTCCAAATAATTTGGCGATGGATTTAATGGCTCATAAAGTACCCATATTAGGTACTAGACCCAAAGATATTGATCGCGCTGAAAATCGCTATATTTTCTCAAAATTATTAGATAAGATTGGTTTAGATCAACCCGCCTGGAAAGAAGTCACCACGATTTCAGCCGCTATGAAATTTGCTGATAAGTTTGGTTATCCAGTATTGATTAGGCCATCATATGTCTTATCTGGTGCCGCCATGAATGTGGCTTTCACACCGGAGAATCTTGAGCATTATCTCAAAGAAGCGGCTGAAGTTTCCAACCGTTATCCAGTAGTGATTTCAAAATTTATTGTGGGTGCTAAGGAAATTGAATTTGATGGTGTCGCCGATCACGGTGATTTAAAACTTTATGCCATGACCGAACACATCGAAAATGCTGGAGTTCATTCCGGTGATGCGCACGCCGTGTTTCCACCGCAACGCACCTACATTGAAACAATTCGCCGCACCAAACAACGTATGCGCCAGGTAGTGAAAGAACTGAATATTTCCGGACCATTTAATATCCAATTTTTAGCCAAAGACAATGAAATTAAAATTATTGAATTAAATTTGCGCGCCTCACGCAGTTTTCCGTTTGTGTCTAAATCATTAAAAATAAATTTTGCCGAGACGGCCACCAATGTTATGCTCGGCAAAACTGTTGAGGTTGATTACGGCCGATTCGATCTTGATTATGTCACCGTTAAAGCCCCTCAGTTTTCTTATAGCCGTATTAAAGGGGCTGACCCGGTCTTGTATGTCGAAATGGGTTCCACCGGTGAGGTAGCCGCCTTTGGTGATGGCTACCAAGAAGCCGTGCTTAAAGCGATGTTGGCAGCCGGCTACAACATTCCCAAACGGAAACGTCTGTTATTATCAGTTGGTCAAGATGCCCAAAAAGCTAAATTATTACCGTTTATTCAAAAACTCAATCATCATAACTATACTTTGTACGCTACTGAAGGGACGGCCGAATTTTATCGCAAACATAATATACCGATTAAAATTGTAAAAAAAGGCGCTGCGGTGATACGCTTAATTGAACAAAAACACATTGATTGCGTCATTAACATTCCACGCCAATATAATCATCGTGAATTAACCGATGGTTACCGCCTGCGCCGCGCGGCGATTGACTGGCATGTCCCATTGATAAGTAACGTGCAGATTGCTAAGATGTTTATAAATTCAGTCTGTAATCTAACTTTAAAAGATTTATTAATCAAAGCCTGGCATGAATACTAATATTATCACCACAGACAACTTCACTCGATCATGGATTGAACAGGTGCACACACGGAGTGCTGCTCTAATAAAGAATGGTTTTCAAGCAACTTTATCTGGAAAAATTATCACCACCTGTTTTTTTGAACCTTCTACACGCACCCGTTTATCTTTTACATCAGCTGCCCAGCGCCTAGGCGCCAGTGTATTGGGGTTTGATTCTGTCACGAGTACGTCTACCACCAAAGGGGAATCGCTCGAGGATACAATCCGAATGGTGTCAAACTACGGTGATGTTATTGTGATGCGTCATCCTGAAGCCGGTAGCGCCGACCGAGCGGCTCAGGTGGCCGGCGTACCTGTGATTAATGCGGGTGATGGTGCCAATCAACATCCCAGTCAAACTTTATTGGATCTATTCACGATTAAACAAGGTATTGGTAGACTTGATGATTTTACAATCTTGATGATTGGTGATATTGAACATTCTCGTGTTGTTCATTCACTATCCACCACGTTAAAGTTATTTAACAACGTGGAGCAGTTATTAATAAATCCATTAACACAAGATTATAAACCACATTTAAATAAAGCTGATATCATTTTGGTTACTCGGGTCCAAACCGAACGGTTTACCGATAAACATCAAGCCGATCTGCTACAAAACAGTTATAAAATCTCTCTGCAAGATGTCGAAGCCATGAAACCAACTTGTAAAATAATTAGTCCTTTACCCAGAACTAGTGAATTACCAACAAACATCGATGCTGTTCCGCAAGCCTACTATTTTCAACAAGCTTCCTTTGGTGTGCCCGTGCGCGCCGCTTTGCTAGAGAATGTGCTCGGCGTATGGTAACTTTACCCGGCCTGTTTGATTGCCACGTGCACTTTCGCACACCGGGCCAGGAGTATAAAGAAGATTGGGTGACAGGCTCGGCTGCGGCACTAGCTGGTGGAGTAGTTGGTGTAGTTGACATGCCTAGTAATGTACCGCCTGTTCTTACCCAAGCTGACTTACTGAACAAACAACGTCTCATAGAAAAAGTTAATCCGGGTATTGCGTACCGTCTACCACTTGGTGTCACTGACAAATCGCTTCAAGACACTTTAGCTGCTCAAGAACAGGCGTGTGGGATTAAAGTTTTTTTACAACCACACTCAACTGGCATGTTTGTGCGCAACGATGCCACTCTACACACTCTTTACCAAAATGCCACCAAACCAATCATGATCCATGATCATACTGGGGTTGATCGCATTATGCCGTTTGTTCGACAATACAAAAAACTAACTTATTTCTGTCACATTTCCACTCAAACTGAAGTAGAAAAAATTGCTCAAGCCAAACGTGAAGGCTTGCCGGTTTACGCTGAAGTTACCCTGCATCACTTATGGTTAGATGAAACCACTAAAACTCAACCAGTGAACCCGCCATTACGGACGGCGGCTGATCGGGCCGCTTTATGGGAAGGGGTAAGAGCCGGTGTGATCGATACAATTGCGACAGATCATGCGCCCCATTTAATCAGCGAGAGCAATCTGCCTGGTTTTCCAAGTATCGAGTTTTTCGTGCCGCTATTATTTACCGGACTAGCGCAAAATAAATTGAGTATCGATGATATTATACGATGCTGTGTTACTAATCCAACTAAACTATTTGGCTTTACTAGTCAGAAAAAAATCGACCTTGATCCAGACTGGAAATGGACCATTAGCCAAGCTGATATTAAAAGTAAATGTGGCTGGTCACCTTACTTAAATATGCCTGTACAGGGTAAGGTGCTTCGGGTATACTAGCCGATAATATGGCTCAGTTATGGCACAAAGGTTATAGCATAAACAAAGAAGTTTTAGCGTTTACAGTGGGGAACGATTACGCTCTTGATCAGGTGATGATAAAACATGATGTCTATGGCAGTATTGCCCAAGCCGCCATGTTGAAAAAAATCGGTGTCATCACAACCAAAGAATTTAAAACTCTACAGACTGCATTAAAAAAAATAATCATCCTGTGGGAAGACGGTAAGTTTATTGTCAAACCAGCCGATGAAGACGGCCATACCGCCATCGAAAACTATTTAGTTAAACAATTAGGTGATTTAGGTAAAAAAATACATACTGCTAGAAGTCGTAATGATCAGGTAGTAACGATGACTCGCTTATACACCAAAGAGCGCATTTTAGATTTGTATAATTTGACGATTAATTTGGCTGATAATTTTCTGACATTAGCGAAAGACAATGAGTTTGTACCCATGCCGGGTTATACTCACATGCAGCGCGCTATGCCGACATCGGGGGGAGTATGGTTCGATCAGTTCGCTGAAGCCCTACTAGATGATCTCCAACTGCTCAAAACCGCTTATCACTATAACGACATGAGCCCATTGGGCAGTGCGGCTGGTTTTGGTGTAAATATGAAGATTGATCGCGCTTATACAGCCAAACTACTAGGGTTTAGTAAAGTGCAAAATAATACCCTGTATGTGTCTTATACCCGTGGAAAAATTGAGGCGGTTATATTATTTGCCGTGAATCAACTTATGCAAACACTCGCTAAGTTTTCTAATGATGTCTTGATATTCTCAATGTCTGAAACTGGTTTTGTGGAGCTACCCCAAGAGTTTTGTACAGGTTCGTCCCTTATGCCGCAAAAAAAGAACGGCGATGTGTTTGAACTTACGAGAGGTAAAGCTAATGTGAGTTTGGGTTATTTAATCAGTACCATCGAAATGCAAAATGTTTTATTATCTGGTTATAATCGCGATTCACAATTAACCAAAGATCTACTCTGTAAGGGTTTGGATTTATATGAAAATACTGTTAAAGTGATGTTGGCGTTAACTAAAGGTATTACTTTAAATAAAACCAAATGTTTAGCGGCGTGTACACCGGAGATATTCGCCACCGATTACGCCCTGGATTTAGTGAAACACGGCATGCCCTTTCGTGATGCTTATCGCCACGTGAGTAATTCACTTGATGAGCTTGAGCAAATTGATCCAGTTAATAATATCCGGCAGAAAACCCATCTTGGTGCTAGTGGCAATTTACAACTAAACCAGATCAAACAGGCTGCTCAGTTAGAAAAAACCTGGGTTAAGTCTGAAACCAATAAATGGGTTAAAACAATTAATACATTGCTAAAATGATATCTTTTTTAAATGTAAAATTTAAAAACCCCTTAGTGCTAGCCTCGGGTATTCTAGGTGTTACAGCCGCTTCGATGAAAAGATGTATTGATTTAGGAGCCGGCGGTGTGACTGTTAAATCATTATCATTGCAACCACGCCCAGGCCATGTTAATCCAACCATGGGTGGTTTTGATAATTATTTTATCAATGCCGTTGGTTTATCCAACCCCGGTGTTGAGCAAGGTATAAAAGAATTAAAAAAATTCAAAAAGGTTTGCCAAGCACCATTAATTGGTAGTGTGTTTGCTGGCACATTAGAAGAATTTGGTACAGTGACGGATCAAATTGTCAAAGCTCCCATCGACATTTTAGAAGTAAATATATCTTGCCCTAATGTTGGTTCTGAATTTGGGGTACCATTTGCCTATAGTGTAGAGGCCGCTACGGCGATCACTAAAATGGTAAAAGCCCATGCCAAAGGGATACCAGTCTGTATGAAATTATCACCCAATGCTTGGAACATCGGCATTATCGCCGCTGCCTGTGAGCAAGCCGGAGCCGATGCCATTACTGCTATAAATACGGTTTCTGGTATGGTCATTGACAGTTCTTTTCAAACACCATTTTTAAGTAACAGTGTCGGTGGCATGTCTGGACCAGCCTTAAAACCAATTGCCTTAAAAGCCGTCTGGGATGTTTACAACTCAGTACACAATATACCGATTATTGCCACCGGTGGAGTTACTACCGGCGAGGATGCCATTGAAATGATGCTGGCCGGTGGCACACTCATTGGAGTTGGTTCAGCCGTGTTTTGGAGAGGCCCAGATGTTTTTGGAAAAATTATGAAAGAAATGGATCAATACATGACACAACATAAAATAAAAAACTTGACTACTTTAATTGGTAAAGCACACTCATGACACCTAAAATTGCTATCTTAAAAACTATTTCTCACGAAGCTGACAATGTGAAGGGGTTTACATTTAATTTTAATAATTTAAACTCACAACCTGGCCAGTTTGTCATGTTATGGTTACCCGGCGTGGATCAAAAGCCGTTCTCGATTGCGGCTGATAATGGTAAAACATTTACCACAGTAGTATTCAAGTTAAAAAATTTCACCACTGCGTTGTTTAAATTAAAACCAGGTGCCAAAGTAGGTGTGTCTGGGCCATATGGCAACCCATACACTTGGAAACCAAAACAACATGTTATAGCAGTAGGCGGTGGCTATGGTGCCGCACCATTAGTTTATTTGATAAACACTGTAAAAAAACAACAGTGTAGTTACGAATTATTAGTCGGTGCCAGAACAAAAGATCTATTACTTTACACTGATCATTTTCCAAAACATACTTTTCTGTCAACTAATGATGGATCGACTGGTTATAAAGGATTTATTACTGGCGTTCTTGAACAACGTTTACAGACCATTACTAAAACTCAGCTAAAACATACTACGGTATATGTCTGTGGGCCAGAACCAATGGAGTATGCTGTAGCAATGTTAGCAAAAAAATATGGTGTAGAATCTCAGATCAGTGTGGAACGCTACATGAAGTGTGGTTTCGGCGTATGTGGTCAATGTTGTATGGATGACACCGGTGAACCCATGTGCCAGGTGGGTCCAGTTATCACTGGTAAAAAGGCTTTATCATTAACAGAATTTGGCAAATATCACCGGGATAAATCAGGCCAAATTATTAATTACTAAATAATAGATTTTTTAGGTATGTCTGATCCAAAGCCACATGAGCATCGTCGTATAAGGGGAGAATTGAGCCGTTGGGGTGAAGCAGAGGCGAAACGATACGAAGCTGCTAAACATGGCCCGGATGGTAGACGTTTTTTGGATAATAATCTCTATGAAGTATTGGATGAAGCTGCCATTAAAGACAAAGTTGTAGCTGATATTGGTGCCGGCGCCGGACCATGGAGTGAGTATGCAATAAAATTAGGAGCTAGTCATGTCACCTGCCTTGATCTCAACCCGGCTATGATCGCACGAGCCAGAGAAAAATGGGGTGAAGCTGGTCCTCCGACAAATATTGATTTTGTAGTGGCCAATGTTGCCAATTTACCGTTGGACAATGATTCCCAAGATGTAGTTATGAGCATAAATGTTGGTTGCAATTTGCCCGAGGTTGGAGATGTCTTTAATAAACATTTTAATGAAGCTTATCGCGTGGCCAAGCCAGGAGCTATGCTTGTAGTCACTGCGCCAGACTCATTAAACACAGTTTTTACTGATGGAAATGAACCTAACGGAGAATCAGTTCAATCTGAGATCGATCAACTATGGGAAAGAGAGACAGACCATACGGTGGGCGGTGCAAAAAAAATACTTAGTACTTTAGTTCATATATTACGCGCAACATTTATTTTAGATAAAACTGGCAAACCAATTGTGATTACAGATAAAAATTCTCAGTTAGTGAAATCTGGCGATCCGATTTTACGAAAAATTCCTGGATTAGTAGTTGATAATAACTACCATACGGCTGCTGAATATCGTCAAGCTGCTCAAGCAGCTGGCTGGGAAATAGTTTCGGAAAGCAACGAATCATTTGCAGATGAAACCGAAAGAACAACCCATAATGAAGCAGGGTCTACTAATAAATTAGGGAAAGAATATATTG carries:
- a CDS encoding dihydroorotate dehydrogenase electron transfer subunit; translation: MTPKIAILKTISHEADNVKGFTFNFNNLNSQPGQFVMLWLPGVDQKPFSIAADNGKTFTTVVFKLKNFTTALFKLKPGAKVGVSGPYGNPYTWKPKQHVIAVGGGYGAAPLVYLINTVKKQQCSYELLVGARTKDLLLYTDHFPKHTFLSTNDGSTGYKGFITGVLEQRLQTITKTQLKHTTVYVCGPEPMEYAVAMLAKKYGVESQISVERYMKCGFGVCGQCCMDDTGEPMCQVGPVITGKKALSLTEFGKYHRDKSGQIINY
- a CDS encoding class I SAM-dependent methyltransferase: MSDPKPHEHRRIRGELSRWGEAEAKRYEAAKHGPDGRRFLDNNLYEVLDEAAIKDKVVADIGAGAGPWSEYAIKLGASHVTCLDLNPAMIARAREKWGEAGPPTNIDFVVANVANLPLDNDSQDVVMSINVGCNLPEVGDVFNKHFNEAYRVAKPGAMLVVTAPDSLNTVFTDGNEPNGESVQSEIDQLWERETDHTVGGAKKILSTLVHILRATFILDKTGKPIVITDKNSQLVKSGDPILRKIPGLVVDNNYHTAAEYRQAAQAAGWEIVSESNESFADETERTTHNEAGSTNKLGKEYIEHPPFIMLKLTKQQ
- a CDS encoding dihydroorotate dehydrogenase: MISFLNVKFKNPLVLASGILGVTAASMKRCIDLGAGGVTVKSLSLQPRPGHVNPTMGGFDNYFINAVGLSNPGVEQGIKELKKFKKVCQAPLIGSVFAGTLEEFGTVTDQIVKAPIDILEVNISCPNVGSEFGVPFAYSVEAATAITKMVKAHAKGIPVCMKLSPNAWNIGIIAAACEQAGADAITAINTVSGMVIDSSFQTPFLSNSVGGMSGPALKPIALKAVWDVYNSVHNIPIIATGGVTTGEDAIEMMLAGGTLIGVGSAVFWRGPDVFGKIMKEMDQYMTQHKIKNLTTLIGKAHS
- the argH gene encoding argininosuccinate lyase, producing the protein MAQLWHKGYSINKEVLAFTVGNDYALDQVMIKHDVYGSIAQAAMLKKIGVITTKEFKTLQTALKKIIILWEDGKFIVKPADEDGHTAIENYLVKQLGDLGKKIHTARSRNDQVVTMTRLYTKERILDLYNLTINLADNFLTLAKDNEFVPMPGYTHMQRAMPTSGGVWFDQFAEALLDDLQLLKTAYHYNDMSPLGSAAGFGVNMKIDRAYTAKLLGFSKVQNNTLYVSYTRGKIEAVILFAVNQLMQTLAKFSNDVLIFSMSETGFVELPQEFCTGSSLMPQKKNGDVFELTRGKANVSLGYLISTIEMQNVLLSGYNRDSQLTKDLLCKGLDLYENTVKVMLALTKGITLNKTKCLAACTPEIFATDYALDLVKHGMPFRDAYRHVSNSLDELEQIDPVNNIRQKTHLGASGNLQLNQIKQAAQLEKTWVKSETNKWVKTINTLLK